One window of Triticum dicoccoides isolate Atlit2015 ecotype Zavitan chromosome 5A, WEW_v2.0, whole genome shotgun sequence genomic DNA carries:
- the LOC119302436 gene encoding DNA-directed RNA polymerases IV and V subunit 5B-like, producing the protein MEPSFDDVPEVVGWMSSMIDRGGRASQESHRLFLARRTALEMLRDRGYSVPESELARTLPEFRAWWAPEPEVERLTFSTFLASDHSDKVKILFCGPEPVKIATIQEIYDQIEGENLSRLILILQGKIMPRAKESVKEKFTFKVDIFQVNELLVNISKHALKPKHEVLTAEEKARLLKKYNVQDSQLPRMLETDPVARYYGLGKGTVLKVTYDSELTGNHVTYRCIF; encoded by the exons ATGGAACCCTCGTTCGATGACGTCCCCGAGGTCGTCGgctggatgtcgtcgatgatcgacCGCGGCGGCCGCGCGAGCCAGGAGAGCCACCGGCTGTTCCTGGCGCGGCGCACGGCGCTCGAGATGCTGCGGGACCGCGGGTACAGCGTGCCGGAGTCCGAGCTCGCCCGCACGCTCCCGGAGTTCCGTGCGTGGTGGGCTCCGGAGCCCGAGGTCGAGCGCCTCACCTTTTCCACCTTCCTCGCCTCCGACCATTCCGACAAG GTGAAAATTCTATTCTGTGGACCAGAACCTGTCAAAATCGCAACTATCCAGGAGATATATGACCAGATCGAAGGAGAGAACTTGTCCAGACTTATTTTGATATTGCAGGGAAAGATAATGCCTAGAGCTAAAGAGTCTGTTAAGGAGAAATTCACATTTAAAGTAGATATTTTTCAG GTCAATGAGTTACTGGTTAACATTAGTAAGCATGCCCTGAAGCCCAAGCATGAAGTGTTGACTGCAGAAGAAAAGGCCAGGCTCCTGAAGAAGTACAATGTGCAGGATTCACAG CTCCCTCGCATGCTAGAGACCGATCCTGTTGCTCGCTACTATGGCCTCGGCAAGGGAACCGTGCTTAAAGTTACATATGACAGTGAGCTTACTGGGAACCATGTGACATACCGATGTATTTTCTGA